CAATGGAATGAATTCGTCAAAGAAGCAAACGAGATAGTAAATACTTATCTAAAACCAAACCAAGAAAAAGTCTTACTTGAAAATATCATACCAATACGAGAAGATGTAGGACATGAAATTCCAGCTCATTACAATTGTCCGTTTCTCGAAAGAGAATTATGGATTTCTGCGACGGGAAATATATCTCCCTGCTGTGCACCGGATACTTTGAGAAAATCTCTCGGTGATTTTGGCAATATACAAAATCAAACTCTTACGGAAACTTTAAACAGTAGCACATACCAAAATATTGTAGAGAATTATAAGTCTTATCCGCTCTGTCAAATTTGCAATATGAGAAAACCATGAATTGGGAAGATTTTGAAATTACCCCTAGTCGCAATAATTTTACTTACAATGGCTTTAAGATATTTAAAGAAGATTTTATCGAAGTCCTTGAGTTCCAATCACCTGGAATAGCTGCTGTGAAAACGGAGAATGGCTGGTTTCATATTCAGTCGGATGGTAGTATAATCTATACAAAAGTCTATGAAAGAGTATTTGGATTCTATTTCAATCGTGCGGTTGTAAAAGAAAAAGATATTTATTACCATATTGGCTTAGATGGATTAGCTGCATATGAAGATAGATTCTTTTGGTGTGGAAATTTTCAGGAGAAAGTTTGTGTAGTTAAGGACTTTAATAACAAATACTTTCACATCGATTTAACTGGCAATAGGCTTTATCAGGAAACATATCTCTATACAGGCGATTTCAAGGAGGGCATTGCATGTGCTTGTGGAGAGGAAGGAAGATATACTCATATTGATAAAAAAGGAAATCTACTTCACAATAAATATTTTAGACTACTCGATATTTACCACAAAGGATTTGCAAGGGCAAAAGATGAGGAAGGTTGGTTTCATATAAACAGAAACGGAAATTCAATTTATAATACTCGGTTTTCTTTAATAGAACCTTTCTACAATGGATTAGCATTTTGTATCACCCCAGAAGGTAAACAAGCAGTTGTTGATGAAATGGGAAATGTGAGATTACTTTGATGAATAGGTAAACGAATTCAATGCAACATTTTTGACTTGACCTAAAAAGCTTAGTTTGAAATTCTACTTTGTTCTTAGGATGCATGAAACTATGGAAAAAGAAGAGTTCTTAAGACTAGAAGCAACTAAAGAGGGAAACAATTTTCGACTGCAATTGTTTTTTGCCACTGATGAAAGAGGAATAGTATATCGCGTGACATCTGTTTTGCACGCCAATAACTGGAATATTCTCGGGGCTAATATTCGTAGTCTCGAAAATGGGCAAATCGAAGACGAATTTTTAATTCATAACTCATCCGATGCAATTCTCGACAGAGAAGAATTAGACAAATTAAAGAATGAAATGCAACAACTTTTTCGAGATGAGATTTCAATTGCTTCTTATATGATTAAGAAAGGAAGAAAAGCAAGCTCGGAAAGGGGAAATTCGACTGCAAAGATTAGTTTTGAAAATGTGGCTAATCAAGATTTAACCAAACTAAGAATTCAGACTAGAGATAGATCAGGACTTTTGTGTGATATAGCTCGAATGCTTTATTTGGAATGTATGGATATTCTCTCTGTGCAAGCAAACACTAGAGGAGAGGAAGTCGATGATATTTTTGAAATTAAATC
This genomic interval from Leptospiraceae bacterium contains the following:
- a CDS encoding methyltransferase yields the protein MNWEDFEITPSRNNFTYNGFKIFKEDFIEVLEFQSPGIAAVKTENGWFHIQSDGSIIYTKVYERVFGFYFNRAVVKEKDIYYHIGLDGLAAYEDRFFWCGNFQEKVCVVKDFNNKYFHIDLTGNRLYQETYLYTGDFKEGIACACGEEGRYTHIDKKGNLLHNKYFRLLDIYHKGFARAKDEEGWFHINRNGNSIYNTRFSLIEPFYNGLAFCITPEGKQAVVDEMGNVRLL